One Plasmodium cynomolgi strain B DNA, chromosome 12, whole genome shotgun sequence genomic region harbors:
- a CDS encoding hypothetical protein (putative), producing the protein MISNEEYCVPKKILSISATALTIILLIFTIVNEYKYVTYSKELRPIIKNAIPVSCIPLEENNGKIIHINCPLQDQEIFYAPPEFSSNIYSFRGVFFEIKVEMYQWVRGYGYLGLLARGRFEDHVVRTPYNFFFFYKSRKNPEYMPAVGNVGRKYASYAKAGGYRLPTNALINFQKKKKLDLVDDGWFTESEIKPPFTLDHLNTNVYDNYLYTGDPLNPQVGDVRVSFYGSASTHATVIGVQRSRLLNTIFEIEGVEIMKQKVVLLSEDNKIMINQTKDFIQRNYGNIKSLWLIRLITYAMVSFQIYSLLLEDSRNALWKLNTSLVMSGMVLSVFPCIFWFFCDTVVFLFLFVFLFFLSVCLFFIYNNDMYSGYTEMKNYMKKAVTEPTNYTFLDVANACSDIYEDYDDVQKDKINTVFESSSDGSFYNSVDKHLSKFDSSPAGMYH; encoded by the exons atgattagcAATGAAGAATATTGCGTACCTAAAAAGATTTTATCTATATCTGCGACGGCACTCACGATAATACTCCTAATATTTACCATCGTCAACGAGTACAAATATGTCACGTATTCGAAAGAATTAAGACCCATAATAAAGAACGCCATACCG GTTTCCTGCATCCCTTTGGAGGAAAACAATGGAAAAATCATAcatata AACTGCCCGCTACAAGACcaggaaatattttatgcaCCACCGGAATTCAGCAGTAACATCTACTCATTTCGAGGCGTGTTCTTCGAAATAAAAGTGGAGATGTACCAGTGGGTGAGGGGGTATGGGTACTTGGGGTTGTTAGCAAGGGGGAGGTTTGAGGATCATGTAGTTAGGACtccttacaattttttttttttctataaaagtagaaaaaatccTGAGTATATGCCGGCCGTCGGAAATGTGGGGAGAAAG TATGCTAGTTATGCCAAAGCTGGGGGATACAGACTTCCTACGAATGCTCtgataaattttcaaaagaaaaaaaagttggacTTAGTGGATGACGGCTGGTTCACCGAGTCGGAAATAAAACCTCCTTTTACCCTCGACCATTTAAACACGAACGtttatgataattatttGTACACTGGAGATCCTCTGAACCCACAA GTCGGGGATGTGCGCGTGTCGTTTTACGGAAGCGCGTCTACGCACGCGACGGTGATCGGAGTTCAGCGGTCGAGGCTGCTAAATACGATATTTGAAATTGAAGGAGTTGAAATCATGAAGCAGAAAGTTGTCTTACTTTCCGAGgacaacaaaataatgatcAACCAGACAAAGGATTTTATCCAAAGGAATTATGGCAACATCAAGTCATTGTGGCTGATAAGGCTGATTACCTACGCCATGGTGTCCTTTCAGATATATTCTCTCCTCCTAGAGGACTCTCGG AATGCCCTGTGGAAACTGAACACAAGTCTAGTCATGTCTGGAATGGTGTTGTCCGTCTTTCCATGCATTTTCTGGTTTTTCTGTGACACAgtagtatttttatttctattcgtgtttctttttttcttgtccgtgtgtttatttttcatttacaaCAACGACATGTACAGTGGGTACACCGAAATGAAGAATTACATGAAGAAAGCCGTTACAGAACCCACGAATTACACGTTTTTAGATGTAGCAAATGCCTGCTCAGACATATATGAAGACTATGATGATGTACAGAAGGACAAAATCAACACCGTTTTTGAATCCAGTAGCGATGGCTCTTTTTACAATTCCGTCGACAAGCATTTGTCCAAGTTTGATTCTTCCCCCGCCGGGATGTATCACTAG